The Tistrella mobilis genome window below encodes:
- a CDS encoding LysE/ArgO family amino acid transporter, translating into MSIIVETALEGFALGAGLIIAIGAQNAFVLRQGLIRAHVLPIVAFCAASDALLIMAGALGLGSLIAGHDLLLGWVSVAGALFLGVYGLMAARRALHPGSLLPSDAAPAPLLATLGTVAAVTLLNPHVYLDTVVLLGSISGRHPMPERLWFVGGAALASIAWFSALGWGARLLVPVFRRPAAWRVLDGIIALVMWAIAARLVGDAITLLG; encoded by the coding sequence ATGTCCATTATCGTCGAAACCGCACTCGAAGGCTTCGCGCTGGGTGCCGGCTTGATCATCGCCATCGGCGCCCAGAATGCCTTCGTGCTCCGCCAGGGCCTGATCCGTGCCCATGTCCTGCCGATCGTCGCCTTCTGTGCAGCCTCGGATGCGCTGCTCATCATGGCCGGGGCCCTTGGTCTCGGCTCGCTGATCGCAGGCCATGACCTCCTGCTCGGCTGGGTATCCGTCGCCGGCGCCCTGTTTCTCGGCGTCTATGGCCTGATGGCCGCCCGCCGCGCCCTGCATCCGGGCAGCCTGCTCCCGTCGGATGCGGCGCCGGCCCCGCTCCTCGCCACGCTCGGCACCGTCGCTGCCGTTACCCTGCTCAACCCGCATGTCTATCTGGATACGGTCGTCCTGCTGGGCAGCATTTCGGGCCGCCATCCGATGCCGGAGCGGCTGTGGTTCGTGGGCGGTGCCGCCCTCGCCTCGATCGCCTGGTTTTCGGCGCTGGGCTGGGGCGCGCGGCTGCTGGTCCCGGTTTTCCGCCGCCCGGCCGCCTGGCGGGTGCTGGACGGGATCATTGCGCTGGTGATGTGGGCGATCGCCGCCCGTCTGGTCGGGGACGCAATCACGCTCCTCGGCTGA
- a CDS encoding haloalkane dehalogenase produces the protein MTQILRTPDARFLDLPGWSYVPHYADDLPGYEGIRIAWIDEPAAVADAGADAPTFLCLHGQPSWSYLYRRMIPQLVARGRVVAPDLIGFGRSDKLTDDRAYGFLFHRGMLVELIKRLDLDNVILVVQDWGGLLGLTLPPEMPERFQGLLVMNTALGTGDRPLGKGFEAWRDFVAKSPDFSISKLFQRGCPHLTPEEAAAYDAPYPDDSYRAGARVFPSLVPDHPDAEGAPLSRAARDWWRSDWSGRSSMVIGMADPVLGKAAMTSLHQVIRGCPPPIEVEDGGHFVQEWADAFMPQALDPLLPPK, from the coding sequence ATGACCCAGATCCTGCGCACACCCGATGCGCGCTTCCTGGACCTGCCCGGCTGGTCCTACGTGCCGCATTACGCCGACGACCTGCCCGGCTATGAAGGCATCCGCATCGCCTGGATCGACGAGCCGGCAGCCGTCGCCGATGCGGGGGCCGACGCGCCCACCTTTCTCTGCCTGCACGGCCAGCCGAGCTGGAGCTATCTCTACCGCCGCATGATCCCCCAGCTGGTCGCCCGCGGCCGGGTGGTGGCGCCGGATCTGATCGGCTTCGGCCGCTCCGACAAACTCACCGATGATCGCGCCTATGGTTTCCTGTTCCACCGCGGCATGCTGGTGGAGCTGATCAAGCGGCTGGACCTCGACAACGTGATCCTGGTGGTTCAGGACTGGGGCGGGCTGCTGGGCCTGACCCTGCCGCCCGAGATGCCGGAACGCTTTCAAGGGCTTCTGGTCATGAACACCGCGCTCGGCACCGGCGACCGGCCGCTGGGCAAGGGTTTCGAGGCCTGGCGTGATTTCGTCGCCAAAAGCCCGGATTTCTCGATCTCGAAGCTCTTCCAGCGCGGCTGTCCGCATCTGACGCCGGAAGAGGCGGCCGCCTATGACGCCCCCTATCCCGACGACAGCTACCGGGCGGGTGCGCGGGTCTTCCCGTCGCTGGTTCCGGATCATCCCGATGCCGAGGGGGCGCCATTGTCGCGTGCCGCCCGCGACTGGTGGCGCTCCGACTGGTCCGGCCGCTCTTCGATGGTGATCGGCATGGCAGATCCGGTCTTGGGCAAGGCGGCCATGACCTCGCTGCATCAGGTGATCCGCGGCTGTCCGCCCCCGATCGAGGTCGAGGATGGCGGGCATTTCGTCCAGGAATGGGCGGACGCCTTCATGCCGCAGGCGCTCGACCCGCTCTTGCCGCCGAAGTGA
- the hemN gene encoding oxygen-independent coproporphyrinogen III oxidase: protein MATVVELRPAAQTSHAAPRGDEATRTALRAARLPRYTSYPTALQFDAAVGPDQAAAWMRAVPAEEPVSIYVHVPFCDTLCWFCGCHTRVVNVRGPIEAYVRSLVAEIEMVAEMLGRRHRVSHLHFGGGSPTILEPADIDLIFRTLARAFDIGADAEIALEIDPRDLDPARLDAWATAGVNRASLGVQDLDPAVQKAINRIQPAEATAQAVRELRARGIHAINIDLVHGLPHQTVEGVIATVDQVLTLAPDRVALFGYAHVPTMKPHQRLVPEQALPGAVERLEQAEAAALRLMTAGYAGIGLDHFARPGDPLAVAQRAGRLRRNFQGYTTDSATAILGFGPSAIGDLPGGYVQNTTDVRAWREAIAAGRLGTVRGVAVTADDLLRRAVIERLMCDHAVDVAAVAAARGRDPAELADAFEKLAPLEARGVVVRDGWRLTVPAGMTPDVQRVATCFDTYLNPAVREMVAAE, encoded by the coding sequence ATGGCAACTGTCGTCGAACTTCGCCCTGCCGCGCAGACATCCCATGCCGCGCCGCGCGGTGACGAGGCCACACGGACGGCCCTGCGTGCCGCGCGCCTGCCGCGCTATACCAGCTATCCCACGGCATTGCAGTTCGATGCGGCGGTCGGGCCCGATCAGGCGGCGGCCTGGATGCGGGCGGTGCCGGCGGAGGAGCCGGTTTCGATCTATGTCCATGTTCCGTTCTGCGACACACTGTGCTGGTTCTGCGGTTGCCATACCCGGGTGGTGAATGTGCGCGGGCCGATCGAGGCCTATGTCCGCAGCCTGGTGGCCGAGATCGAGATGGTGGCCGAGATGCTTGGCCGGCGGCATCGGGTCAGCCATCTGCATTTCGGCGGCGGCAGCCCGACCATTCTGGAGCCCGCCGACATCGATCTGATCTTCCGGACGCTGGCCCGCGCCTTCGACATCGGTGCCGATGCCGAGATCGCCCTGGAAATCGATCCGCGCGATCTGGATCCCGCCCGGCTGGATGCCTGGGCGACGGCCGGCGTGAACCGGGCGAGTCTGGGTGTGCAGGATCTGGACCCCGCGGTTCAGAAAGCGATCAACCGCATCCAGCCGGCAGAGGCGACGGCGCAGGCGGTTCGGGAGCTGCGGGCGCGCGGGATCCATGCCATCAATATCGATCTCGTCCACGGCCTGCCCCACCAGACCGTCGAGGGTGTCATCGCCACGGTCGATCAGGTGCTGACCCTGGCCCCCGACCGGGTGGCGCTGTTCGGCTATGCCCATGTGCCGACCATGAAGCCGCACCAGCGGCTGGTGCCGGAACAGGCCCTGCCTGGCGCTGTCGAGCGGCTGGAGCAGGCCGAGGCCGCCGCTTTGCGTCTGATGACCGCCGGCTATGCCGGCATCGGCCTCGACCATTTCGCGCGGCCCGGGGATCCGCTGGCCGTGGCACAGCGGGCCGGCCGGCTGCGGCGCAATTTCCAGGGCTACACCACCGACAGCGCGACCGCCATTCTGGGCTTCGGCCCTTCCGCGATCGGCGATCTGCCGGGCGGCTATGTGCAGAACACCACCGATGTCCGTGCCTGGCGCGAGGCGATTGCTGCCGGGCGGCTCGGCACGGTGCGCGGCGTCGCCGTCACCGCGGATGATCTGTTGCGGCGGGCGGTGATCGAGCGGCTGATGTGCGACCACGCGGTCGATGTGGCGGCGGTTGCCGCCGCCCGGGGCCGCGACCCGGCGGAGCTTGCCGATGCCTTTGAAAAGCTGGCACCGCTGGAGGCGCGGGGTGTGGTGGTGCGTGACGGCTGGCGGCTGACGGTGCCGGCGGGCATGACCCCGGACGTGCAGCGTGTCGCCACCTGCTTCGATACCTATCTCAACCCCGCAGTGCGGGAGATGGTCGCGGCCGAATAG